The following coding sequences lie in one Calidithermus timidus DSM 17022 genomic window:
- the rho gene encoding transcription termination factor Rho — protein sequence MRKKGTATETPLGFQELSAKILPELHLLAAKAGIEDYKKMRKDELVMALLGQEASEEGLNLAKGYLEISSDGYGFLQENLYALESRSVIVSAGLIKQYQLRTGDYIVGKARPPRENERYGTLMKVEAVNNLDPEAAAKRPRFDDLIPQFPDRQIILETTSDEASCRVIDLLAPIGRGQRGLIVAPPKAGKTTLLKKVARAVLHNEPDIKVIVLLIDERPEEVTDFRESVEGAEVIASTFDEPPQNHIRVAEFVHERSRRIVEEGGHVLILLDSITRLARANNLVTPPTGRTLSGGLDSAALHFPKRFLGAARNIRGGGSLTILATALVETGSRMDDVIFEEFKGTGNMELHLSRRLEERRIFPAIDILKSGTRREELLLGEEVIHKMWLLRKVLADMDPAEAMEMLLARLSRTKTNKEFLATLAAK from the coding sequence ATGAGAAAAAAGGGCACCGCCACCGAAACCCCGCTGGGTTTCCAGGAGTTGTCGGCCAAGATTTTGCCCGAGCTGCACCTCCTGGCAGCCAAGGCGGGGATTGAGGACTACAAGAAGATGCGCAAGGACGAGCTGGTGATGGCCCTGCTGGGCCAGGAAGCCAGCGAAGAGGGATTGAACCTGGCCAAGGGCTACCTCGAGATCAGCTCCGACGGCTACGGATTCCTGCAGGAAAACCTCTACGCCCTCGAGTCGCGCTCGGTCATCGTCAGCGCGGGCCTGATCAAGCAATACCAGCTTCGCACCGGGGACTACATCGTCGGCAAAGCCCGTCCGCCCCGCGAAAACGAGCGCTACGGCACCCTGATGAAGGTCGAGGCGGTCAACAACCTCGACCCTGAGGCTGCCGCCAAGCGCCCCAGGTTCGACGACCTCATCCCGCAGTTCCCCGACCGGCAGATCATCCTCGAGACCACCAGTGACGAGGCCTCCTGTCGGGTCATCGACCTGCTGGCCCCTATAGGCCGCGGCCAGCGCGGGCTGATCGTCGCCCCGCCCAAGGCCGGCAAGACCACCCTGCTCAAGAAGGTGGCTCGTGCCGTGCTGCACAATGAGCCCGACATCAAGGTGATCGTGCTGCTCATCGATGAGCGCCCCGAAGAGGTCACCGACTTCCGCGAATCGGTCGAGGGAGCCGAGGTCATCGCTTCCACCTTCGACGAACCCCCCCAGAACCACATTCGCGTGGCCGAGTTCGTACACGAGCGCAGCCGCCGCATCGTCGAAGAGGGTGGCCACGTGCTGATCCTCCTCGACTCCATCACCCGCTTGGCGCGGGCCAACAACCTGGTCACGCCGCCGACGGGCCGCACCCTCTCGGGCGGACTGGACTCGGCGGCCTTGCACTTCCCCAAGCGCTTTTTGGGCGCCGCCCGCAACATCCGGGGTGGGGGTTCGCTGACCATCTTGGCCACCGCCCTGGTCGAGACCGGCAGCCGCATGGACGACGTGATCTTCGAGGAGTTCAAGGGAACGGGCAACATGGAGCTGCACCTATCGCGCCGTTTGGAAGAGCGACGCATCTTCCCCGCGATCGACATCCTCAAGTCGGGCACCCGCCGCGAGGAGCTGCTGCTGGGCGAGGAGGTCATCCACAAGATGTGGCTGCTTCGCAAGGTATTGGCCGACATGGACCCCGCCGAAGCCATGGAAATGCTGTTGGCGAGGCTCTCCCGTACCAAAACCAACAAGGAGTTCCTTGCAACTTTGGCGGCTAAGTAG
- the fsa gene encoding fructose-6-phosphate aldolase: MELYLDTAVIEEIKEIASWGVLSGVTTNPSLILKSGRPFEPTIKEICEVVKGPVSAEVTSLLHTDMIAEGRRLAKIDDHVVVKLPTTVEGLKACKVLSSEGIRINMTLIFSANQALLAARAGAWCVSPFLGRVDDISWEGMDLVREIAELFAVQNLPTKVLAASIRHPRHVTDAALAGADIATMPLSVFKMLIQHPLTDIGLKKFMEDWAKVNQ, encoded by the coding sequence ATGGAACTGTACCTGGATACTGCTGTGATCGAAGAAATCAAGGAAATTGCGTCCTGGGGGGTGCTGTCCGGGGTGACCACCAACCCTAGCCTCATCCTCAAGTCGGGCCGACCCTTCGAGCCAACCATCAAAGAGATCTGTGAAGTGGTGAAGGGGCCGGTTTCCGCCGAGGTCACCAGCCTGCTGCACACCGACATGATCGCCGAGGGCCGCCGCCTGGCCAAGATCGACGATCACGTCGTGGTCAAGCTACCCACCACCGTCGAAGGGCTCAAGGCCTGCAAGGTGCTCAGCTCCGAAGGCATCCGCATCAACATGACCCTCATCTTCTCTGCCAACCAGGCTCTGCTGGCGGCCAGGGCCGGGGCCTGGTGCGTCTCGCCCTTCCTGGGTCGCGTGGACGACATCTCCTGGGAGGGGATGGACTTGGTGCGTGAGATCGCCGAGCTCTTCGCCGTGCAGAACCTTCCCACCAAGGTGCTGGCCGCCTCCATCCGCCACCCCCGCCACGTCACCGACGCCGCGCTGGCCGGGGCCGACATCGCCACCATGCCGCTGAGCGTGTTCAAGATGCTCATCCAGCACCCCTTGACCGACATCGGTCTGAAGAAATTCATGGAAGACTGGGCTAAGGTGAATCAGTAA